The region GCAGCGCGCTGCAGGTCTCGGAATTCATCTTTCCCAGCCCCATGGCCATCGGGCAGGCGGTGGCCGAGCACCACAGCACCATCCTCGGCCATGCCTGGCGCACTTTCTGGGTCACGGTGGCGGGCTTTGGCATCGCCATCGTGGTGGGTGTGCTGCTGGGCTTCCTGATGGGCAGCTCGCAACTGGCTTACCGGGCGATGTATCCGCTGATGACGGGCTTCAACGCGCTGCCCAAGGCGGCCTTCGTGCCCATCTTGGTGGTGTGGTTCGGCATCGGTGTTGGGCCGGCCATCTTGACGGCCTTTTTGATCAGCTTCTTCCCCATCATGGTCAATATCGCCACCGGCCTGGCCACGTTGGAGCCCGAACTGGAGGATGTGTTGCGAGTGCTGGGAGCCAGGCGCTGGGATGTGCTGATCAAGATCGGCCTGCCGCGCTCCATGCCTTACTTCTTCGCCGCGCTGAAGGTGGCGATCACGCTGGCTTTCGTCGGCACCACGGTGTCCGAGATGACCGCCTCGAACGAGGGCATCGGCTACCTGCTGATTTCTGCGGGCGCGTCGATGCAGATGGGCCTGGCTTTCGCCGGCCTGGTGGTCGTCGGCGCGATGGCCATGCTGATGTACGAGCTGTTCGCCGTGCTGGAGCGCCGCTTGACCGGCTGGGCGCACCGCGGTGGCGAGAACCATTGAGCCCGCGTCGCAAATTTTCTGATCTCACCTCCCTCCATAAAAAAGGAACCCATCCGATGAAGACCTCCAACAAGATCGCCGCTGCCGCCGTGCTGGCCCTGCTGGGCGCAGCCGCGCAGGCGCAGTCCAATGTCACGCTCTATGGTTTGATGGACCTGAGCGTCGGCTCCTTCAAAGCCCCAGGCGGCCAGGCGATCATGAAGGCCGAAAGCGGCAGCATGACGACCAGCTACATCGGCTTCTCGGGCCGCGAAGACTTGGGCGGCGGGCTGACGGCCGGCTTCGTGATGGAGAGCTTTCTGCAACCCGACGGCGGCACCGCCGGCCGCTTCAATGGCGATGCCATGTGGGCGCGCAATGCCTTCGCCAGCTTGTCCAGCCAGGAGCTGGGTACCCTCAAAATCGGCCGCAACACCACGCCGCTGTTTGTCAGCACGCTGGTGTTCAACGCCTTCGGCGACTCTTTCGGCTTCTCGCCTGCGATCCGCCACACCTTCACCAGCGGCACCGTCACGGGCGACTCCGGCTGGAGCGACTCGGTGCTTTACGTGGCGCCGAAAATGGGCGGCTTCAGCGGCGGCGTCATCGTCGCTGCCGGTGAGGGCGCGGGTGGCCGCAACTGGGGTGCCAACGCCGGCTACGGCGCCGGTGGCTTCGCAGCCTCGGCCGTCTATCAAAAGGTGGCCAAAGGCGCGTCGGTGGATGACACCGAAACGACGCAGGTAGCGGCCTCCTACGATTTCGGCGTTGCCAAGTTGTTCGGCCAATACAGCGATGTTGAGAACACCACCAGCAAGCGCGACTACAAGCTCGCCAATGTGGGTGTGGCCGTGCCGGTGGGCAGCGGCAAGCTGCTGGCGCAGTACGGCCGTATCTCGGCCTCGGCCGGCGCCGACCGCACGACCGTCACCGTCGGCTACGACTATTCGCTGTCCAAGCGCACCGATGTCTATGCCGCCTACATGAACGACAAGCTAACGGGCTTGAGCAGTGGCGCCAGCTACGGCGCCGGCATCCGCCATCGCTTCTGACGCGCAAGGCCACGGGGCCTATCGGCCGAGTGCGCGGCAATAGCGATGTGCGCAGGGTGTGGCTGGATGTCTAGCCGCGCCTAGCCGGCGCTGGCCGGCGTACGCTTTGCGCACAGTTCGACGCAGTAAGTCTTTGCGACGGCGCAGCGCATCTTCTTGCTTGACGCCTTGATCGGGACCTGGCGGTGCCCGCGCCGCGCACAGCTTTGGCGCTTCCCAGGGCCGACGCGAGCGAAATTTTCCACAGCGACGGCGCCGCCAGCACCCGGCAGGGACGAATGGAAGTCTCGGCTCGCCCTCCGCATGCGCCATACTTTGCTTTGTGCAGTTGACTTTCTCTTTTGAGAATGAGCGCCATGACATTGCAAAGGGAACACAACCCATGAAGATGCCACGGGAACAATTCCTACAGGTGGTCATGGATGCGGCTGACTTGGACGTTTGGGAAAACGAGCTCGTCAGCGGCCGGGTCACCCGAAATGCCACCAAGGTCTATGCAGAACTCGGCTACACCGCGCAAGAGGTGGGCGACGTCATGGACAACATCTTCGCCATCGTTCACCCCGAGGATGTCGACCGGATGAAACACGCGCTCAATGAGCACGCGAGCGGCAAGACGCCCAAATACCAATGCGAATTCAGGATTAAGGCGAAGTCGGGCGCTTGGGTTTGGTACGCCAACAGCGGAAAAATCATCGAGCGAGCGGGCCACCCGGGAGCCAAGCACTTGATCGGCGTCACTTACAACGTCCACGCCCGGCGGCAACAAGAGGAAGAGCTGAAGCGACTGAACCTCGAGTTGTCCGCCCAAAAGGCGCAGCTGGAGCAACTGAACGCCAGCTTGCACCTCATGGCGATGACCGATGCCTTGACCCAACTCCCCAACCGCCGCCTGCTCATCGACCGCGTCAGCCAGGCCCTGCACAACGCCAAGAGAACTCATCAAATCGGCGCGCTCTTGTTTCTGGATGCTGACAATTTCAAAGCCGTCAATGACCAGCACGGTCACGAAGTGGGGGACTTGTTACTGAAGGAAATTGCCTCGCGCCTAAGGTCGGCAGTCAGAGAGGTCGACACGGTGGCGCGAATTTCAGGTGACGAGTTTGTGGTGATGTTGGAAAACCTCGGTACCGATGCCGCAGACGCAGCGCAGAAAACGCGCGCCATTGCCGAGAAGATATTGGAGTGTCTCGCCCAGCCCTATCTGCTGGGTGAGGTTCAGTACACAAGCACGGTCAGCATTGGCGCTACCTTGATGAATGAAGGGCACCAAGGCTTTGATGACCTGTGCCCCGCTGCTGACGCCGCCATGTACGAGGCAAAGAAAGCAGGGCGCAATACGTTTCAGATGTTCGAGCCGTCCATGCCCAGAGGTTCGCTTTAGCCGACGGTTGAGCCCGTCGGGGCGCTGCAAGCTCGCTTGAGTCCGCGCTTCGCAATCAGTGTGTCGGCGCCTTGCCCGCCGCACGCATACCCAGCACGAAGATGCTGAGCAAAAGCAGCACGCCACCGAACCACTGAGTGACGCCGAGCTGCTGGCCGAGCAGCACGGTCGATAAAACGACGGCGGTCAGCGGTTCGAGCAGGGTCGCAACGGTCAAGGCCGTAGGCTTCAAGCGTGCAGCGCCCCAGCTGAAGGCAAGCAGGGCAAGTGCTGCGGTTACAACGCCCAGGTAGAGAAACCAAGCCTGTGGCGGCACATCGCTTGGCCACGTAAGCGGGCGATACAAGCCAAACAAGCCCATGGCAGCGGCAGCCACCACGGTCAGGCAAGCAGTGGCAGGACCAGCACCGAGCGCCACAGATATTCGTCCGCTGATCGTGGAGAAGCCGGCGTAGAGAAGTGCTGAGCCAATGGAAAAGACGACGCCGAGTGCCGCGTCATTGGCCGAGCCACTGCTGCTTGCGTGAGGGCCATGCTGGATGACGATGAGCACCGTGCCGACGATCGCGCCCACAAGCACCAGCAGGAGTTGGAGGTCGGCGCGTTCCTGTCCACGAGCGACCGCGATTACCGTGACGATCACCGGCGGCAGGCAAAGCGCAATCAAAGTCGGCACGGCCGCCCCCATTTGCTCAATGCCGAGAAACCACAGCAGCACATAACCCGCCATGGCGATGCCCGCCATCAGCACGGTTCCCAGCAGCGGGCGCAGCCTGCCCCAAGAGATTTGCCTGCCGAAAACAGCCAGCAGCACCACGGCACCCACAAGAAAACGCCAGAACGAGATATTGGCCGGTGTGAACCCATGCTTCTCGACCAGCAGGTTCACGATCAGCGCGCCAGTGCCCCACAGGACGCCCGCGCCGCAAGCAGCAAGAAAGGCCAAGCCAGTGCTTGACGACTGAGCTGGCGAAACGGACGCGGAAGTGGAAGTGGTCATGGCTTTTTGACGCCTAAGGTTCTAGCGATGCGGCCCAAGGCGACAGGATGCCGGGGGGCGAAAATGAAATGAGGTCTACAAGTTGCCCGGCCCCTGCCAGCCTTGTTGAGCGAGCGGTGGCCAAGTTTGCGGGATTCACCAGCCTGGAAGCTTGAGTGATTGCCCTGGCCCGACTTCCGACCACTGGGCGGTGAGCGTCAAGATGAATTCACGGATCTCTGCGATCTCCCCCACGTGCAGCGGCAAGGGCTTGGACGCACGGGCATCGCAACTCACTGCGTACATGTCCAATATGGCCGCAGGATCGGTGGTCCAGCCCGACCAGCCATCCGCCTGCATCGCTTCGACCAGGCGCTCAACGCTTTCAGCTTCGTCGGATGGCGACATGGTGTAGCCAGGCACTTCACCCTGGACCACCTTCGCCAAGAAGCCGTTCCGGTTCAATACGGACTCCACTGCGTAATGCACCATTTCATGCGGAATGATGCCTTGCTTGGGGCAAACAACAGTCTCTGTGGAGCCATCTGGCCGCGTGATCAGCAGAACGTCCTCACGCCCTGTGCCCTTCTTGAATTCGAATGCCATTGCAGCGACCTAATGCCAAATTTGAATGGTGCCGATGCGGGGTGTGGGAAATGGCCTGCGCTATCACGTTCGAGCTGGCGGAGGTGCACTCGAGTGACTAGTTAGCCCGCTACTTGATGAAATAGCCGGATACTCGCCAAGTACCGTCCTTGCCCTTCATGGGTGTCACGGTTTCGATTGCGGCAGCCTTGTTCTCGAACCTCGTATCAAATTGAACGACGACGTATTCACCGTCCGGCGCGCCTGGGAGCGAAGTAGCGAATACGGCTGACTTCAATGTCCGTGATTTGACCGTACCGAGCGGAACCCGGATAGCTTGCATTGCGCTTTCCCATTTGGGCTTGGCAATCGCGGTTTGAAATGGATCAGCAGCTTGGTCCCAACTCGCTGCAAATTGCCCGGAATCCGCAAGCGCCACCCAGCGAGTAGCCGCCAATTGCGCCTGACCCACAGACGCCGCATCTTGCGCAAACACCGAAACGCCAGGAAGCAGGTTTGCAACCAAGGCGATAGCACTGACGATTTTCATGATGATCTCCGGAGTTGCGGGCTAGACGTTCGAGCTGAGGGGTCGCAGCGAGCTAGCCTCGCGGAGCTAAAAATATACAGGCAGCGTAGCGCGGCCAGCTGGCGGAGGTCCATTCGAGCGACCAGTTAGGCATCGCAATTTCAATCTTGGTTGAGTTCAACCTTCGCTCTACAGTTACGCGTACTTATAGAAGAGAAGGAAGGCAGGCTGAACTGCAAAGAATCCGACGATTGCGTAGTAGGTTCGCTTGCCAATCGTTGAGATCAACCACTGCTTGTCTTTGGTCTTGTGTCCATCAAGTGGGCGCCTCCAAGTTGTATAGGTCAAGAACATAGCCACAAGTAAATCGGCTACAACGATGGCCATCAACACCAGGGTCAGCAGTAACTTCAGTTTGCTCATCAATTCAATTTTCGAAGAATACTTCCAGCCCACAAGTTTCTGCTTTCCGCCAACCTTGTCGTCGAGAATGCTAAAACAGCCTCTCGCGAGTAGCGGTGTAGCCAAGTGATGTCTAACCTTCGAGTTAACCGGACCACCGTAGCGGGTCCGGTAGTTCAACGAGGAATTAGGCGTCACCTTGGTGGCAGGCTGGCGATGCTTGGCGAGGACGAGCGGGCAGTATTGTTGACAATCTCAGCAGTGCGGGAATCTCGTGCTAGCTAACGAACACGAGAGCTTGCCGAAGAAGAAGTGGGAGTCCTGTCAATACGAGGGTCAACACGATGGCCGCGGGAATTGACGCGAAGGCTAGCTTAATCAAGAAAATGACCATGGACCAGAACTTCATCTGGATATCCACGACCACCACAGGTTGCTCGTTCTGCATTCTTTGTCTGCCTTGATGTACGTGAGAGTAGTTCTATTGCGGGTAGGCTATTTCGGGTGAGCCGACCAAGTCGGCCGGAAGCACGAAGACCGGCGATCTCGATGTCTTTGGTGACGCCTAACGTTGAAGCTGAGGGGCCGGAGCCGGCTGGCCGCGGAGCTGAGAATATCCAGGCAGCGTAGCGCGGCCAGCTGGCGTAGGTCCGCTCGAGCGACCGGTTAGGTTTCAATCTTTGCATAGCAAGTTACCGCTGCAAACATGAAGGCGTTCTGAACCACAAGACTGCGCACAAGATTCTTTCCTCTTCCATCTCTGTACTCGCGAGACTCGTAGCTTCCGCTTGCTGAGTTTCGGCCCTCATCACTGAATAAATTGACCATGGTTCCCGATGCATTCTTTCCGTGAAGCCGTAGTGAAATGGTGTGTGACTTTTGGCCCCCTAGTCGGTCGTCGTAAAGATCCGCGACGATCCTTCCCCCTTTGACTTTGAGCTTGGCATCTCCGGTAACCGTGAACCAGCCGGGCTTTGGTTCTGCATACCCTAGAACGAACTTACATGGAATGTCTTGAGCCCAGCCTGAACCGCAAGATGCACTCAGAGCCGCTATGACACAAACCCGTTTGTAGCGAGAGCGCATGTGAAACCTAACTTGGATTTGTGGAGACAACAGTGCCGCATAACTTGGCACCCTGTCTCCATAACATGTCCGATGTGATTAGCCTGCGGGCGGCTTGCAGCTTGAATTTGTGTGGCATTTGCTGTGCGAAACAACCGTATCAAAAAACAGGGAAAACCTCGCCCCGATTCTGAGCTCCATTTCCGGGTGAACTGCTCGGTAGCAACCCATAGGTAGACGGCTTTGTGCATTGGAGATTCGCCTGAGTGATTCGTCCATCGCACCAATGGGGGGAGTTCTGGGCCATGCCCCTCGTCCCCAAAAATGGTGCGGCAAACCTGTCTGCATTGAAGTCGCTACGGCAACTCGAGCAACTTCGCGATCTTGTCTGAGTTCTGCGTTGCTACGGTTTTGGTGCCGAGGGCGCTCATGTGCTCAGGTTGCGCGTGTTCATCAAGCTCTCTGGTGACCGACGCGCGGCTTAAGCGCCACGTTTGCAAACCACGATCCGCCTAGGCAAGCAGTGCAGTCGCGGCGTTAGCCGCAGCGCACTCAGCCTTGCCAGAGCAGCAACTGCTTGGTTACTGCTGGGTCATGCAGCAAGGCCAGATGGCCGGTGCGGAAGGCGATCCATTGCCGCTCAGGCGCGAAGTGCAGGCAGCGTGCCGGGTCCTCGTGTTCGCCCAGGGCGCTGGACAGGGGCACAAGGCCGTCGCCAATCAAACGCTCGGCCAGTGGGCTGCGTTTGGCCGCAGTCGTGGCAGCAATGGCGAAGCAGTCCACGCGGGCGGGGAGGGGCAGGTGTTCGCGCTGATCGGGGCGGCGGGCGAAGCGCTCTTGGCCGTGCCAGTCGGAGTCGAGCAGATTGCCGTAGCGCAGATCGGTGATGCCGGCGCTGCGCAATTGGCCCAGCTTGGCGAAGGGGGCGGAGTGGCTGCTGCTGCCCAGCAACACATCGATCCAATTGCCGGCCCGCTCCAGCGGCGCGCCGTGGTGGGGCGTGCCCAAGAAGTAGACCCGGCTCAGCCGTGCCGGCCACAGCATGCCCTGGCTCAAGGCGCTTTGGTAGGCGCTGCGCAGCAAGAGGCCGCCCATGCTGTGGGCCAGCACTTGCAATTCGTCGATGGCGCGCGGCCAGCGCCGGCACAGCAACTCCAGTTGCGAGGCCAGCAAATGCCCGTTCTGCGAAATGTGCAGGCCGGAGTTGTAGCGCAGGAAAACCGGCGTCATGCCGCCCGCATCGCAAAGCGCCTGGGCATGGCCGCCGTGAAGCTGCTTGTCGCCCGGCGGGCGCCATTGCAAATCATTCATGCACAGGCCGTGCAGCAGCAGCAGAACCTTGCCTTGCACCGCTGCAGCGGCCGGCCAGCTTTGCGGCGCTTCCTGCAAGACCTGACCCTGCCAGCGCAAGCTCATGGGGGTAGCCAGGGTATTGCTGCTGGCTTGTAGGTGGTCGCCCATCACGCCGTTCAGGGCGGCCAGCACAGCCTCGCGCTCGGGGGAACTGACGGGGCCCGCCAGCGACTGCACCAACCAAGGTTCCAGGCCGCGCAACATCATGTCTAGGCCAAGGCCCACCAACTTGGTGCCGCCCTTAACGCTGCGAAACACCAGGCCGCTGATGCCGCTGGCTTGGGGCTGCTCCGGTTTCGCTAGACCCAGACGCCGCCAAACGGACTGGTGCACGCCTTCCACCATCTCGGTGACGCCCAGCGTGGCCTGCACGGCCAGCTGGCTGAGGGCACGCGCATCGCTGGCCTGCCAGTGGCGGGCGATGCTGCTGCGGCGCTGCTTGGGCTTTTGCGTTGGCATGTCCGTGGGCTTGGGCGCGCGTTCCGGCTTGGCTGTGCTCATGCACCATTGTCACTGCAGGGACATCGAATTGTTGGCTTTGCTGCCTAGAATCGAACGAGCGTTCTATTTTTGCTAACGAACAGAGGATTTTCTGTATGACAGCCACCTACGAAGTCCGCGGCAATATCGCCGTCATCACCCTCAGCAACCCGCCCGTCAACGGCCTAGGGTTTGCCACCCGCAAGGCGGCTGCTGCGGCCATCGGCCAAGCCGAGAGCGATGCCCATGTGCAGGCGGTGGTGATCACCGGCGCGGGCAAGGCCTTTTCGGGCGGTGCAGACATCAAGGAATTCGGCTCGCCGCTGGCCATGGCCGCACCCAATCTGCTGGACCTGATTGGCGTGGTGGAAGCCTGCAGCAAGCCGGTCGTGGCCGCCATTCACAGCGTGTGCATGGGCGGTGGCTTGGAGCTGGCCCTGGGTTGCCATTACCGCGTGGTGGCGCCCGGCACCAAGGTGGCTTTGCCCGAAGTGAAGCTGGGCTTGTTGCCCGGCGCAGGCGGCACGCAACGTCTGCCGCGCGCGCTGGGCGTGGAGCCGGCGCTGAACATGATCGTCAGCGGCGAGCCGGTCAATGCCGAGCTGCTGGCCCAGGTGCCAGGCCAAAAATTGTTTGACCGTGTCGCCAGCGGCGACCTGATGGAAGAGGCATTGGCGCTGGCCGCCGAGGTGGCGCAAGTGCGCCCCCTGCCGCGCGTGCGTGACCTCAAAGCCCGCCACGCCAACCCCGAGGCCTACTTCCAGTTCGCCCGCAATATGGTGGGCGGCATGAGCAAAAACTTTCCCGCGCCGCTGCGCTGCCTGGAGGCGGTGGCGGCTGCCGTCAGCAAGCCTTTTGACGAAGGCATCAAGGCCGAGCGCGAAGGCTTTGCCGCGCTGATGATGACGCCCGAGTCCAAGGCCTTGCGCCACGCCTTCTTTGCCGAGCGCGCCGCCAGCAAGATTGCCGATGTGCCCGAGAGCACGCCGACTCGCAATATCGCCAAAGTGGCCGTCATTGGCGCCGGCACCATGGGCGGCGGCATCAGCATGAACTTCCTCAACGCCGGCATCCCGGTCACCATCTTGGAGACCAAGCAGGAGGCGTTGGACCGCGGCGTGGCCACGATCAAGAAGAACTACGAAGCGCAGGTCAAAAAAGGCAAGCTCAAGGAAGACAAGTACCAGCAGCGCATGGCCTTGCTGAGCACCACGCTGAGCTATGCCGAGATCGGCGATGCCGATCTGGTGATTGAAGCCGTGTTCGAGGAAATCGGTGTCAAAGAGTCGGTGTTCAAACAGTTGGACGCGGTGATGAAGCCCGGCGCCATCCTGGCCTCCAACACTTCGACGCTGGACGTCAACAAAATCGCCAGCTTTACCCAGCGCCCGCAGGACGTGGTTGGCATGCACTTCTTCAGCCCGGCCAATGTGATGAAGCTGCTGGAAGTGGTGCGCGGCGCGCACACGGCCAAGGATGTGCTGGCCACCGTGATGGCTCTGGCCAAGAAGATTCGCAAGACGGCGGTGGTGTCTGGCGTGTGCGACGGCTTCATCGGCAACCGCATGATCGAGCAATACAGCCGCCAAGCCGGCTTCTTGCTGGACGAGGGCTGCTCGCCTGCGCAGGTGGACCGCGCGGCGGAGAAGTTCGGCTTCGCCATGGGCCCCTTCCGCATGGGCGACCTGGCCGGCAACGACATCGGCTGGGCCATCCGCAAGCGCCGCTATCAAGAGAAGCCCAATCTGCGCTATTCCAAGAGCGCCGACCTGCTGTGCGAGCTGGGCCGTTACGGCCAGAAGACCGGTGCGGGCTGGTATGACTATGCGCCGGGCAAGCGCGACGCGCTGCCTTCGGCCGTGGTGGCCGAGATGCTGGACAAGCACCGCGCCGCGCTGGGCATCACGCCGCGCCAGATCAGCGATGAAGAGATCGTGCACCGCCTGGTCTATTCCCTGGTCAACGAAGCCGCCCATTTGCTGGAAGAGGGCATTGCCCAGCGCGCCTCGGATGTGGATATGGTCTACCTGACCGGCTACGGCTTCCCGCTGTGGCGCGGCGGCCCGATGTGCTATGCCGACACGGTGGGCTTGTTCAACGTCGTGCAGACCATGCAGCGCTTCGCCAAGAATCCGCTGGACGATGCCGAGTTCTGGCAACCCGCCCCCCTGCTGGCCCGCTTGGTGGCCGAAGGCAAATCCTTCTCCTGATTCAATAGAGACGAGAACAGATCATGAGCAAAGCCGTCATCGTTTCCACTGCCCGCACCCCCCTGGCCAAGAGCTGGAAGGGCGCTTTCAATATGACCCACGGCGCCACCCTGGGTGGCCACGCGGTCAAGGCCGCCGTTGAGCGCGCCGGCATCGCCCCCGACAGCATCGAAGACGTGCTGATGGGCTGCGCCACCCCCGAGGGCGCCACCGGCAGCAATATCGCGCGCCAGATCGCCCTGCGCGCTGGCCTGCCGATCAGCGTCAGCGGCGTCACCATCAACCGTTTTTGTTCCAGTGGCCTGCAAACCATCGCCATGGCCGCGCAGCGCATCATTGCCGGTGAGGGTGATGTGTATGTGGCCGGCGGGGTGGAGAGCATCTCCTGCGTGCAAAACGAAGCCAACCGCCACATGATCACCGACCCGGCCTTGCGGGGGGCCAAGCCGGAGATCTACTGGAATATGTTGCAAACCGCCGAGCAGGTGGCCAAGCGCTACCAGATCAGCCGCGAGCGTATGGACGCCTACGGCGCGCAAAGCCAGCAACGCGCATGCGCCGCTCAAGCAGCCGGTTACTTCAATGCCGAGCTGGCCCCCATCACCGTGACCATGGGTGTGGCCGACAAGACCCTGGGCCTGACGACGCGTGAAGTCACCGTTAGCGCCGACGAGGGCTTGCGCGAAGGCACGACGGTGGAGGCCATTCAAGGCCTGCGCTCGGCCTTGCCCGGCGGCCTGATCACCGCCGGCAATGCCAGCCAGTTCTCCGATGGCGCGGGTGCTTGCGTGCTCACCAGCGAGAGCTACGCCCAAAGCCATGGCCTGCAGCCCCTGGGCCGCTTCCTGGGCTTTGCCGTGGCCGGCTGCGAGCCCGATGAGATGGGCATTGGCCCGGTCTTCGCCGTGCCCAAGGTCTTGAAGCGCTTGGGTCTGACGGTGGCCGATATCGACCTGTGGGAACTCAACGAAGCCTTTGCCGTGCAGGTGCTGTATTGCGCCGACACGCTGGGTATTCCGCTGGACCGCCTCAACGTCAATGGCGGCGCGATTGCGGTGGGCCACCCCTACGGCGTGTCGGGCCAACGCCTGACCGGCCACGCGCTGATCGAAGGCAAGCGGCGCGGCGCCAAGCTGGTGTGCGTCACCATGTGCATCGGCGGCGGCATGGGCGCGGCGGGCGTGTTCGAGGTGCTCTGACCATGAGCATGCGCCAAACCCTGGACTTTCTGCTGAGCGACTGGCTGCACGCGCAAGACCTGAGCTCGCGCGAGCGCTTCGCTGAGCATTCGGCCGAGACCTTTGGCGCGGTGTTGGACAGCTGCGAGCGCATCGCCGCCGAGAAGTTCGCACCCTTCAACCGCCTCAGCGATGTGGAGGAACCCCGCTTCGACGGCGAGCGGGTGCATCTGCCCGAGCCCACCGCGCAGGCGGTGCGCGCTTATGCTGAGTCGGGCATGTTGGCGGCCTCGCAAGACTATGACTGGGGCGGCATGCAGCTGCCTTGCGTGGTTGAGATGGCGGCCAACGCCTTTTTCAGCAAGGCCAGTGTGGCCATGGGCGCTTACGCCATGCTCACCAGCGGCAATGCCAATTTGTTGCTGGCCCATGGCACGCCGATGCAGCGCGAAGTCTTTGCTCGGCAGGAGTTGGCCGGGCGCTGGTTTGGCACCATGTGCTTGAGCGAGCCGCAGGCGGGCTCAAGCCTTTCTGACATCGTCACCCGCGCCACGCCGGATGGCGCTGACTTTGCCGTAGACCCGCTCGGGCCGCGCTACCGCCTCAAGGGCAACAAGATGTGGATCTCGGCCGGCGAGCATGAGCTGGGTGAGAACATCATCCATTTGGTGCTGGCCAAGATCCCGGATGCCGAGGGCCGGCTGATCGCCGGCGCGCGCGGCATCTCTTTGTTCATCGTGCCCAAGCATTTGGTCAACGCCGAAGCCGAGTTGACCGGCGAGCGCAACGATGTGGCCCTGGCCGGGCTGAATCACAAGCTGGGTTTTCGCGGCACCAGCAATTGCTTGCTGAACTTTGGCGAGGGGCGCTTTACGCCCGGCGGCGCAGCCGGTGCCATCGGCTATCTGGTGGGCCAGCCCGGCGAGGGCCTGAAGTGCATGTTCCACATGATGAACGAGGCCCGCATCGGCGTGGGCTTGGGCGCCGTGATGCTGGGTTACGCCGGCTATGAGGCCAGCCTGGCTTACGCGCGCCAACGCCCGCAAGGCCGCGCGCTCACCGCCACCGGCAAAGATGCCAGCCAGCCGCAGCGCCCCATCATTGAGCACGCTGATGTGAAGCGCATGCTGCTGGCGCAGAAGAGCTATGTGGAGGGCGGCCTGGCCCTGGCTCTGTTCTGCGCCCGCTTGGTGGACGAGCAGCACACCGGCACACCGGAGGCAGCGAAAGAAGCGCGCTTGCTGCTGGAGGTGCTGACGCCCATCGTCAAGAGCTGGCCCAGCGAGTGGTGTGTGGAGGCCAACTCCCTGGCCATCCAGGTGCTGGGCGGCTATGGCTACACGCGTGACTTCCCCGTTGAGCAGTATTGGCGCGACAACCGCCTCAATATGATTCACGAGGGCACGCACGGCATTCAGGGCCTGGACTTGCTGGGCCGCAAGGTGACCATGGATGGGGGGCAGGCCTTGCTGGCACTTGCCGGGCGCATCAACACCAGCGTGCAGCAAGCCTTGCAGGAGCCGAGCCTGGCGGCGCTGGGCAACCAGCTCGCCGCGGCCCTGGGCCAAGTCGGCGGGGCCACAAAGAAGGCCTGGTCAACGGGACAGCCCGAGGAAGCGCTGGCCAACGCCACACCGTATCTGCAGGCCTTTGGCCATCTGGTGCTGGCTTGGCTGTGGCTGGATGTGGTGTGCCATTTGGGCGAGCGCGATGAGGAGTTTGCGCGAGGCAAGCGCAGCGCCGCGCGCTATTTCTTTGCCTATGAGTTGCCCAAGATCGACGCCTGGCTGGGCGTGGTGGCACGGCGCGAAGCGCTGTGCCGGGAGATGC is a window of Paucibacter sp. KCTC 42545 DNA encoding:
- a CDS encoding ABC transporter permease — encoded protein: MTGRREPHLLFQRYAAWLLLLAIVLLWQVLCSALQVSEFIFPSPMAIGQAVAEHHSTILGHAWRTFWVTVAGFGIAIVVGVLLGFLMGSSQLAYRAMYPLMTGFNALPKAAFVPILVVWFGIGVGPAILTAFLISFFPIMVNIATGLATLEPELEDVLRVLGARRWDVLIKIGLPRSMPYFFAALKVAITLAFVGTTVSEMTASNEGIGYLLISAGASMQMGLAFAGLVVVGAMAMLMYELFAVLERRLTGWAHRGGENH
- a CDS encoding DUF4019 domain-containing protein; protein product: MKIVSAIALVANLLPGVSVFAQDAASVGQAQLAATRWVALADSGQFAASWDQAADPFQTAIAKPKWESAMQAIRVPLGTVKSRTLKSAVFATSLPGAPDGEYVVVQFDTRFENKAAAIETVTPMKGKDGTWRVSGYFIK
- a CDS encoding porin, which codes for MKTSNKIAAAAVLALLGAAAQAQSNVTLYGLMDLSVGSFKAPGGQAIMKAESGSMTTSYIGFSGREDLGGGLTAGFVMESFLQPDGGTAGRFNGDAMWARNAFASLSSQELGTLKIGRNTTPLFVSTLVFNAFGDSFGFSPAIRHTFTSGTVTGDSGWSDSVLYVAPKMGGFSGGVIVAAGEGAGGRNWGANAGYGAGGFAASAVYQKVAKGASVDDTETTQVAASYDFGVAKLFGQYSDVENTTSKRDYKLANVGVAVPVGSGKLLAQYGRISASAGADRTTVTVGYDYSLSKRTDVYAAYMNDKLTGLSSGASYGAGIRHRF
- a CDS encoding DMT family transporter, which encodes MTTSTSASVSPAQSSSTGLAFLAACGAGVLWGTGALIVNLLVEKHGFTPANISFWRFLVGAVVLLAVFGRQISWGRLRPLLGTVLMAGIAMAGYVLLWFLGIEQMGAAVPTLIALCLPPVIVTVIAVARGQERADLQLLLVLVGAIVGTVLIVIQHGPHASSSGSANDAALGVVFSIGSALLYAGFSTISGRISVALGAGPATACLTVVAAAAMGLFGLYRPLTWPSDVPPQAWFLYLGVVTAALALLAFSWGAARLKPTALTVATLLEPLTAVVLSTVLLGQQLGVTQWFGGVLLLLSIFVLGMRAAGKAPTH
- a CDS encoding esterase/lipase family protein, producing MSTAKPERAPKPTDMPTQKPKQRRSSIARHWQASDARALSQLAVQATLGVTEMVEGVHQSVWRRLGLAKPEQPQASGISGLVFRSVKGGTKLVGLGLDMMLRGLEPWLVQSLAGPVSSPEREAVLAALNGVMGDHLQASSNTLATPMSLRWQGQVLQEAPQSWPAAAAVQGKVLLLLHGLCMNDLQWRPPGDKQLHGGHAQALCDAGGMTPVFLRYNSGLHISQNGHLLASQLELLCRRWPRAIDELQVLAHSMGGLLLRSAYQSALSQGMLWPARLSRVYFLGTPHHGAPLERAGNWIDVLLGSSSHSAPFAKLGQLRSAGITDLRYGNLLDSDWHGQERFARRPDQREHLPLPARVDCFAIAATTAAKRSPLAERLIGDGLVPLSSALGEHEDPARCLHFAPERQWIAFRTGHLALLHDPAVTKQLLLWQG
- a CDS encoding sensor domain-containing diguanylate cyclase, with the translated sequence MKMPREQFLQVVMDAADLDVWENELVSGRVTRNATKVYAELGYTAQEVGDVMDNIFAIVHPEDVDRMKHALNEHASGKTPKYQCEFRIKAKSGAWVWYANSGKIIERAGHPGAKHLIGVTYNVHARRQQEEELKRLNLELSAQKAQLEQLNASLHLMAMTDALTQLPNRRLLIDRVSQALHNAKRTHQIGALLFLDADNFKAVNDQHGHEVGDLLLKEIASRLRSAVREVDTVARISGDEFVVMLENLGTDAADAAQKTRAIAEKILECLAQPYLLGEVQYTSTVSIGATLMNEGHQGFDDLCPAADAAMYEAKKAGRNTFQMFEPSMPRGSL